In Canis lupus dingo isolate Sandy chromosome 1, ASM325472v2, whole genome shotgun sequence, a single genomic region encodes these proteins:
- the LOC125752108 gene encoding LOW QUALITY PROTEIN: zinc finger protein interacting with ribonucleoprotein K-like (The sequence of the model RefSeq protein was modified relative to this genomic sequence to represent the inferred CDS: substituted 1 base at 1 genomic stop codon), which translates to MWEILQSFILVQHWRIHTTVRPYVCSQCGKSFSQRVTLIRHQGVHTSKRLYTCGECGKAFRSKSKLDRHNRSHTGERPYECAECGKSFRQSYSLVEHQRIHSRAKPFECGQCGKCFSRRAIFTKHQQIHAEERPXKCSECGRSFSQSTSLIQHCSIHTGARLYEYGHCGKSFRQKPILIQHQVVHTGERPYECSKCGKSFSQCSSLNLH; encoded by the coding sequence atgtgggaaattctTCAAAGCTTCATCCTTGTTCAACACTGGAGAATTCACACCACAGTAAGGCCTTATGTGTGTTCCCAGTGTGGAAAATCCTTTAGCCAAAGAGTTACTCTCATTAGACATCAGGGTGTTCACACCAGTAAAAGGCTTTACACGTGTggagaatgtgggaaagcctttagaTCCAAATCCAAACTTGATCGGCACAACAGAAgtcacactggagaaaggccttatgaatGTGCTGAATGTGGTAAGTCTTTTAGACAAAGCTACAGCCTTGTTGAACACCAGCGAATTCACAGCAGAGCAAAGCCTTTTGAGTGTGGCCAGTGTGGGAAATGCTTTAGCAGAAGAGCTATTTTCACTAAACATCAGCAAATTCACGCTGAAGAAAGGCCTTAgaagtgcagtgaatgtgggagaTCCTTTAGTCAAAGCACCAGCCTTATTCAGCACTGCAGCATTCACACAGGAGCAAGACTTTATGAGTATGGTCATTGTGGAAAATCATTTAGGCAAAAACCTATTCTCATTCAACATCAGGTAGTTCACACTGGCGAAAGGCCTTATGAGTGCAGCAAATGTGGCAAATCCTTTAGCCAATGCTCCAGCCTCAATCTCCACTGA
- the ZNF550 gene encoding zinc finger protein 550: MAVPVHPAQVLVTFKDVAVTFTREEWGQLDLDQKALYQEVMLETYGLLVSLGHPVPKPELTHLLECGQELWKGKRGLSHSTCSGDDTKLQIRNPSTSPLVLSEGALLQGSLTQGSSGDSRLAHARGWEGLLNARNGQLRPGTDARKETHLERMSLENDGLGTDDSLHSRILQERVSQGHVLHECDPQGPSKGHMIHAGNNLYKCKQCGKGFNRKWYLVRHQRVHTGMKPYECNACGKAFSQSSTLIRHYLIHTGEKPYKCMECGKAFKRRSYLMQHHPIHTGEKPYECSQCRKAFTHRSTFIRHNRTHTGEKPFECKECEKSFSNRAHLIQHYIIHTGEKPYDCMECGKAFRCSSELMQHQRIHTGEKPYECAQCGKAFHRSTYLIQHSVIHTGETPYKCLECGKAFKRRSHLLQHQRVHT, encoded by the exons ATGGCGGTGCCCGTGCACCCCGCGCAG GTTTTGGTGACCTTCAAGGATGTGGCTGTGACCTTCACTCGGGAAGAGTGGGGGCAGCTGGACCTGGACCAGAAGGCCCTGTACCAGGAGGTGATGCTGGAGACCTATGGGCTTCTGGTCTCACTGG GGCATCCGGTCCCCAAACCAGAGTTGACCCATCTACTGGAGTGTGGGCAGGAGctatggaaaggaaagagaggccTCTCACATAGTACCTGCTCAG GTGACGACACAAAACTTCAGATCAGGAACCCAAGCACTTCTCCACTGGTTTTGTCTGAGGGAGCTTTGCTCCagggaagcctgactcagggatCTTCAGGGGACTCCAGGTTGGCGCATGCCAGAGGTTGGGAAGGGCTTTTGAATGCCAGAAATGGTCAATTGAGACCTGGGACAGATGCTCGAAAGGAGACCCATCTTGAGAGAATGAGCCTTGAAAATGATGGTTTGGGGACAGATGATAGTCTGCACTCCAGGATATTACAGGAGAGAGTCTCTCAGGGACATGTTCTCCATGAATGTGATCCACAGGGACCAAGTAAAGGCCATATGATTCATGCAGGGAATAATCTCTACAAATGCAAGCAGTGTGGGAAAGGTTTTAACCGGAAGTGGTACCTCGTTCGACATCAGCGGGTTCATACTGGCatgaaaccctatgaatgtaacgcatgtgggaaagcctttagccAGAGCTCAACCCTTATTCGGCACTACCTCATTCACACTGGGGAGAAACCATACAAGTGCATGgagtgtgggaaggccttcaaACGCAGGTCTTACCTCATGCAACACCATccaattcacactggagagaagccctacGAGTGCAGTCAGTGTCGAAAGGCCTTCACCCACCGCTCAACTTTTATTCGGCATAACAGGAcccacactggagaaaaaccctTTGAGTGCAAAGAATGTGAGAAATCATTCAGCAACAGAGCACATCTGATTCAGCACTATATCATCCACACTGGAGAAAAGCCCTACGATTGCATGgagtgtgggaaggccttcagaTGCAGCTCAGAACTCATGCAGCACCAGCGGATTCACACCGGGGAGAAGCCCTATGAGTGTGCccagtgtgggaaagcctttcaCCGGAGCACATACCTCATTCAGCACTCTGTCATCCACACGGGGGAGACGCCATATAAGTGCCTCgagtgtgggaaggccttcaaACGCAGGTCACACCTCCTGCAGCACCAGCGGGTTCATACTTGA